The proteins below come from a single Panicum hallii strain FIL2 chromosome 7, PHallii_v3.1, whole genome shotgun sequence genomic window:
- the LOC112901701 gene encoding 26S proteasome non-ATPase regulatory subunit 13 homolog B-like: MAAALEFLEAQGATRPELAEWYAALADLYQRKLWHQLTLKLDQFLALAVVQAGDALIQLYNHFISDFETKINLLKFAHFTVVVSRQYLDKDAGINYLEGVISKLRDTREARVEEPILYVKMQIATFLLEKGNQKGCKKLLEEGKTTLDGMVDVDPSVHGTYYWVCSQYHKAHQDYSEFYKSALLYLAYTTVESLSEPFKQSLAFDLSLAALLGENIYNFGELLAHPIIRSLLGTQAEWIFHMLQAFNSGNVALYQELCKAHNTALSAQPALVQNERKLLEKINILCLMEIIFSRSSENRTIPLNAIAERTRLSVEDVEYLLMKSLSARLIEGIIDQVDGTVHVSWVRPRVLGIDQVKSLRDRLDTWVGKVHTTLLSVEAETPDLISS, translated from the exons atggcggcggcgctggagttccTGGAGGCGCAGGGCGCGACGCGGCCGGAGCTCGCGGAGTGGTACGCAGCGCTCGCCGACCTGTACCAGCGGAAGCTGTGGCACCAGCTCACCCTCAAGCTCGACCAGTtcctcgccctcgccgtcgtccaG GCGGGCGATGCCCTGATTCAGCTGTATAATCATTTCATATCAGATTTTGAGACCAAGATTAATCTTCTCAAATTTGCTCACTTCACAGTGGTAGTTTCACGCCAGTATTTGGACAAAGATGCAGGTATTAACTATCTTGAAGGTGTAATTTCAAAGCTGCGTGATACCCGGGAAGCACGGGTTGAAGAGCCCATTCTGTATGTGAAGATGCAGATTGCAACATTTCTTCTTGAGAAAGGGAATCAAAAGGGATGTAAGAAACTATTAGAAGAGGGCAAAACAACTTTGGATGGCATGGTTGATGTTGATCCTTCAGTGCACGGTACCTATTACTGGGTATGTTCTCAGTATCACAAGGCCCATCAAGACTATTCTGAATTCTACAAGAGTGCTCTTCTTTATCTTGCATACACAACAGTGGAGTCACTTTCAGAACCATTCAAACAG AGCCTGGCATTCGACCTCTCACTTGCTGCTTTATTGGGTGAAAACATTTACAACTTCGGGGAGTTGCTTGCCCATCCAATC ATCCGTAGCCTTTTGGGGACTCAGGCTGAGTGGATTTTTCATATGTTACAAGCATTCAACTCTGGTAATGTAGCACTGTATCAAGAACTCTGCAAAGCTCACAACACTGCCTTGAGTGCACAGCCTGCATTGGTCCAAAATGAGAGGAAACTGCTTGAAAAGATCAACATACTTTGCTTGATGGAAATCATTTTCAG TCGATCATCTGAAAACCGCACGATCCCACTGAACGCCATAGCAGAACGGACCAGGCTCTCAGTTGAAGATGTGGAGTATCTACTGATGAAGAGCCTCTCT GCTCGTCTTATAGAAGGCATAATTGATCAAGTTGATGGAACCGTCCATGTTTCATGGGTTCGACCGAGGGTCTTAGGCATAGACCAAGTAAAATCCTTGCGTGACCGGTTAGATACCTGGGTTGGGAAGGTGCATACGACCTTGCTTTCGGTTGAAGCAGAGACGCCGGACTTGATATCTTCGTGA
- the LOC112898790 gene encoding protein AE7, producing the protein MVMGLINANPVIHEKKERRIRQAPETTDENAVEPIDQLEIFDHIRDIKDPEHPYSLEQLNVVTEDSIELNDERNYVRVTFTPTVEHCSMATVIGLCIRVKLIRSLPPRYKVDIRVAPGSHSTEAAVNKQLNDKERVAAALENPNLLDMVEECLSPTFD; encoded by the exons ATGGTTATGGGGTTGATAAATGCTAACCCTGTAATCCATGAGAAAAAAGAGAGGCGCATACGACAGGCACCGGAGACCACAGATGAAAATGCAGTAGAGCCTATAGATCAGCTAGAAATATTTG ATCACATTAGAGATATAAAGGATCCAGAGCACCCATACTCATTGGAACAGCTGAATGTGGTAACTGAAGACTCAATTGAACTGAATGATGAAAGAAATTATGTCAG GGTTACCTTCACCCCAACAGTGGAGCACTGCAGTATGGCAACTGTTATTGGCCTTTGCATACGCGTGAAACTCATTCGGAGCCTCCCTCCTCGTTACAAG GTGGACATAAGGGTAGCCCCTGGATCACATTCCACAGAAGCTGCTG TGAATAAGCAACTGAACGACAAGGAACGTGTTGCGGCTGCACTGGAAAACCCAAACCTACTGGACATGGTCGAAGAGTGCTTGTCGCCAACATTTGACTGA